In Piliocolobus tephrosceles isolate RC106 chromosome 5, ASM277652v3, whole genome shotgun sequence, a single genomic region encodes these proteins:
- the DSE gene encoding dermatan-sulfate epimerase isoform X2 — protein sequence MYETSYRRGWGFQYLHNHQPTNCMALLTGSLVLMNQGYLQEAYLWTKQVLTIMEKSLILLREVTDGSLYEGVAYGSYTTRSLFQYMFLVQRHFNINHFGHPWLKQHFAFMYRTILPGFQRTVAIADSNYNWFYGPESQLVFLDKFVMRNGSGNWLADQIRSNRAVEGPGTPSKGQRWCTLHTEFLWYDASLKSVPPPDFGTPTLHYFEDWGVVTYGSALPAEINRSFLSFKSGKLGGRAIYDIVHRNKYKDWIKGWRNFNAGHEHPDQNSFTFAPNGVPFITEALYGPKYTFFNNVLMFSPAVSKSCFSPWEGQVTEDCSSKWSKYKHDLAASCQGRVVAAEEKNGVVFIRGEGVGAYNPQLNLKNVQRNLILLHPQLLLLVDQIHLGEESPLETAASFFHNVDVPFEETVVDGVHGAFIRQRDGLYKMYWMDDTGYSEKATFASVTYPRGYPYNGTNYVNVTMHLRSPITRAAYLFIGPSIDVQSFTIHGDSQQLDVFIATSKHAYATYLWTGEATGQSAFAQVIADRHKILFDRNSAIKSSIVPEVKDYAAIVEQNLQHFKPVFQLLEKQILSRVRNTASFRKTAERLLRFSDKRQTEEAIDRIFAISQQQQQQSKSKKNRRAGKRYKFVDAVPDIFAQIEVNEKKIRQKAQILAQKELPIDEDEEMKDLLDFADVTYEKHKNGGLMKGRFGQARMMTTTHSRAPSLSASYTRLFLILNIAIFFVMLAMQLTYFQRAQSLHGQRCLYAVLLIDSCILLWLYSSCSQSQC from the exons ATGTATGAAACTTCATACAGGAGAGGATGGGGATTTCAATACCTGCACAATCATCAGCCCACCAACTGCATGGCTTTGCTCACAGGAAGCCTAGTCCTCATGAATCAAG GATATCTTCAAGAAGCCTACTTATGGACCAAACAAGTTCTGACCATCATGGAGAAATCTCTGATCTTGCTCAGGGAGGTGACGGATGGCTCCCTCTATGAAGGAGTTGCATATGGCAGCTACACCACTAGATCACTCTTCCAATACATGTTTCTCGTCCAGAGGCACTTCAACATCAACCACTTTGGCCATCCGTGGCTTAAACAACACTTTGCATTTATGTATAGAACCATCCTGCCAG GGTTTCAAAGGACTGTGGCTATTGCGGACTCAAATTACAACTGGTTTTATGGTCCAGAAAGCCAGTTAGTGTTCCTTGATAAATTTGTCATGCGTAATGGCAGTGGTAACTGGCTAGCTGACCAAATCAGAAGCAACCGTGCGGTGGAAGGTCCAGGAACACCGTCCAAAGGGCAGCGCTGGTGCACTCTGCACACGGAATTTCTCTG gtaTGATGCCAGCTTGAAATCGGTTCCTCCTCCAGACTTTGGCACCCCTACGCTGCATTATTTTGAAGACTGGGGTGTTGTGACTTATGGAAGTGCACTACCTGCAGAAATCAATagatctttcctttccttcaagtCTGGAAAACTGGGGGGACGTGCAATATATGACATTGTCCacagaaacaaatacaaagatTGGATCAAAGGATGGAGAAATTTTAATGCAGGGCATGAACATCCTGATCAAAACTCATTTACTTTTGCTCCCAACGGTGTGCCTTTCATTACTGAGGCTCTGTACGGGCCAAAGTACACCTTCTTCAACAATGTTTTGATGTTTTCCCCAGCTGTGTCAAAGAGCTGCTTTTCTCCCTGGGAGGGTCAGGTCACAGAAGACTGCTCATCAAAATGGTCTAAATACAAGCATGACCTGGCAGCTAGTTGTCAGGGGAGAGTGGTTGCAGCAGAGGAGAAAAATGGGGTGGTTTTCATCCGAGGAGAAGGTGTGGGAGCTTACAACCCCCAGCTCAACCTGAAGAATGTTCAGAGGAATCTCATCCTCCTACATCCACAGCTGCTTCTCCTTGTAGACCAAATACACCTGGGAGAGGAGAGTCCCCTGGAGACAGCAGCAAGCTTCTTCCACAATGTGGATGTTCCTTTTGAGGAGACTGTGGTAGATGGTGTCCATGGGGCTTTCATCAGGCAGAGAGATGGTCTTTATAAAATGTACTGGATGGACGATACTGGCTACAGCGAGAAAGCAACCTTTGCCTCAGTGACATATCCTCGGGGCTATCCCTACAATGGGACAAACTATGTGAATGTCACCATGCACCTCCGAAGTCCCATCACCAGGGCAGCTTACCTCTTCATAGGGCCATCTATAGATGTTCAGAGCTTCACTATCCACGGAGACTCTCAGCAACTGGATGTGTTCATAGCCACCAGCAAACATGCCTACGCAACGTACCTGTGGACAGGTGAGGCCACAGGACAGTCTGCCTTTGCACAGGTCATTGCTGATCGTCACAAAATTCTGTTTGACCGGAATTCAGCCATCAAGAGCAGCATTGTCCCTGAGGTGAAGGACTATGCTGCTATTGTGGAACAGAACCTGCAGCATTTTAAGCCAGTGTTTCAGCTGCTGGAGAAGCAGATACTGTCCCGAGTCCGGAACACAGCTAGCTTTAGGAAGACTGCTGAGCGCCTGCTGAGATTTTCAGATAAGAGACAGACTGAGGAGGCCATTGACAGGATTTTTGCCATAtcacagcaacagcagcagcaaagcaAGTCAAAGAAAAACCGAAGGGCAGGCAAGCGCTATAAATTTGTGGATGCTGTCCCTGATATTTTTGCACAGATTGAAGTCAATGAGAAAAAGATTAGACAGAAAGCTCAGATTTTGGCACAGAAAGAACTACCCatagatgaagatgaagaaatgaaagacCTTTTAGATTTTGCGGATGTAacatatgaaaaacataaaaatggggGCTTGATGAAAGGCCGGTTTGGACAGGCACGGATGATGACAACTACTCACAGCAGGGCACCATCACTGTCTGCTTCCTATACCAGATTGTTCTTGATCCTGAACATTGCTATTTTCTTTGTCATGTTGGCAATGCAACTGACTTATTTTCAGAGGGCCCAGAGCCTACATGGCCAAAGATGTCTTTATGCAGTTCTTCTAATAGATAGCTGTATTTTATTGTGGTTGTACTCTTCTTGTTCTCAATCACAGTGTTAG
- the DSE gene encoding dermatan-sulfate epimerase isoform X3, which yields MGISIPAQSSAHQLHGFAHRKPSPHESRYDASLKSVPPPDFGTPTLHYFEDWGVVTYGSALPAEINRSFLSFKSGKLGGRAIYDIVHRNKYKDWIKGWRNFNAGHEHPDQNSFTFAPNGVPFITEALYGPKYTFFNNVLMFSPAVSKSCFSPWEGQVTEDCSSKWSKYKHDLAASCQGRVVAAEEKNGVVFIRGEGVGAYNPQLNLKNVQRNLILLHPQLLLLVDQIHLGEESPLETAASFFHNVDVPFEETVVDGVHGAFIRQRDGLYKMYWMDDTGYSEKATFASVTYPRGYPYNGTNYVNVTMHLRSPITRAAYLFIGPSIDVQSFTIHGDSQQLDVFIATSKHAYATYLWTGEATGQSAFAQVIADRHKILFDRNSAIKSSIVPEVKDYAAIVEQNLQHFKPVFQLLEKQILSRVRNTASFRKTAERLLRFSDKRQTEEAIDRIFAISQQQQQQSKSKKNRRAGKRYKFVDAVPDIFAQIEVNEKKIRQKAQILAQKELPIDEDEEMKDLLDFADVTYEKHKNGGLMKGRFGQARMMTTTHSRAPSLSASYTRLFLILNIAIFFVMLAMQLTYFQRAQSLHGQRCLYAVLLIDSCILLWLYSSCSQSQC from the exons ATGGGGATTTCAATACCTGCACAATCATCAGCCCACCAACTGCATGGCTTTGCTCACAGGAAGCCTAGTCCTCATGAATCAAG gtaTGATGCCAGCTTGAAATCGGTTCCTCCTCCAGACTTTGGCACCCCTACGCTGCATTATTTTGAAGACTGGGGTGTTGTGACTTATGGAAGTGCACTACCTGCAGAAATCAATagatctttcctttccttcaagtCTGGAAAACTGGGGGGACGTGCAATATATGACATTGTCCacagaaacaaatacaaagatTGGATCAAAGGATGGAGAAATTTTAATGCAGGGCATGAACATCCTGATCAAAACTCATTTACTTTTGCTCCCAACGGTGTGCCTTTCATTACTGAGGCTCTGTACGGGCCAAAGTACACCTTCTTCAACAATGTTTTGATGTTTTCCCCAGCTGTGTCAAAGAGCTGCTTTTCTCCCTGGGAGGGTCAGGTCACAGAAGACTGCTCATCAAAATGGTCTAAATACAAGCATGACCTGGCAGCTAGTTGTCAGGGGAGAGTGGTTGCAGCAGAGGAGAAAAATGGGGTGGTTTTCATCCGAGGAGAAGGTGTGGGAGCTTACAACCCCCAGCTCAACCTGAAGAATGTTCAGAGGAATCTCATCCTCCTACATCCACAGCTGCTTCTCCTTGTAGACCAAATACACCTGGGAGAGGAGAGTCCCCTGGAGACAGCAGCAAGCTTCTTCCACAATGTGGATGTTCCTTTTGAGGAGACTGTGGTAGATGGTGTCCATGGGGCTTTCATCAGGCAGAGAGATGGTCTTTATAAAATGTACTGGATGGACGATACTGGCTACAGCGAGAAAGCAACCTTTGCCTCAGTGACATATCCTCGGGGCTATCCCTACAATGGGACAAACTATGTGAATGTCACCATGCACCTCCGAAGTCCCATCACCAGGGCAGCTTACCTCTTCATAGGGCCATCTATAGATGTTCAGAGCTTCACTATCCACGGAGACTCTCAGCAACTGGATGTGTTCATAGCCACCAGCAAACATGCCTACGCAACGTACCTGTGGACAGGTGAGGCCACAGGACAGTCTGCCTTTGCACAGGTCATTGCTGATCGTCACAAAATTCTGTTTGACCGGAATTCAGCCATCAAGAGCAGCATTGTCCCTGAGGTGAAGGACTATGCTGCTATTGTGGAACAGAACCTGCAGCATTTTAAGCCAGTGTTTCAGCTGCTGGAGAAGCAGATACTGTCCCGAGTCCGGAACACAGCTAGCTTTAGGAAGACTGCTGAGCGCCTGCTGAGATTTTCAGATAAGAGACAGACTGAGGAGGCCATTGACAGGATTTTTGCCATAtcacagcaacagcagcagcaaagcaAGTCAAAGAAAAACCGAAGGGCAGGCAAGCGCTATAAATTTGTGGATGCTGTCCCTGATATTTTTGCACAGATTGAAGTCAATGAGAAAAAGATTAGACAGAAAGCTCAGATTTTGGCACAGAAAGAACTACCCatagatgaagatgaagaaatgaaagacCTTTTAGATTTTGCGGATGTAacatatgaaaaacataaaaatggggGCTTGATGAAAGGCCGGTTTGGACAGGCACGGATGATGACAACTACTCACAGCAGGGCACCATCACTGTCTGCTTCCTATACCAGATTGTTCTTGATCCTGAACATTGCTATTTTCTTTGTCATGTTGGCAATGCAACTGACTTATTTTCAGAGGGCCCAGAGCCTACATGGCCAAAGATGTCTTTATGCAGTTCTTCTAATAGATAGCTGTATTTTATTGTGGTTGTACTCTTCTTGTTCTCAATCACAGTGTTAG